The following coding sequences are from one Achromobacter sp. B7 window:
- a CDS encoding mechanosensitive ion channel domain-containing protein produces MLSCVLLTWPGQAGAASPLHPPSQPPAASASALTPDALADLLDNPEARKALVDALRAQAAGKPPAASPAPGAATSPKAPTEPGLQERMADGVQQFLTGVAADMGQGVDDMRALASGRSLRMDGATAGNALLPLLLAGLATVIAYLLLRMIAMRIYTRIDRWVAEHASPSEAATVHDPGTPRRAPASMRALYQRLGAIVGAVAIDAGVVLLAAMAGGAAALWGTPERGTLDTLAAVFLRAFVAVEIVKVLIRTVFAVRHPHLRLLPMSDELARYWNAWLVRVVAAAGYGTLLVDPVISAALSPALGRLASMVIMLVVYVYAVRIIWQNRHSVRDRMNRHAANAATFMGSRLHFLSRIWHVLGIGYFTVLLIVSQIDPTNALPFMARATAQTLLVIGVGSLLILFLNTILAKPIRLSDDLRRRLPMLEARVNAYVPAMLKSVGWIIRIVIVLLVLDAWHAFDLSRWLSSDAGGAAIKIVVNVVIVLLIAALAWTVIASIIEHRLSQSEGRGMPSARERTLLSLFRNAALIVIVTMTLMVLLSQIGIDVGPLIAGAGVVGLAIGFGAQKLVQDIITGVFIQLENGMNENDVVQVAGVFGTVEKMTIRSVGIRTLDGGYHLVPFSSVDVVANHMRDFSYHLGEYTIAHRESVDDAIEHLRAAFAELMTDSVLGPEILEEMTVAGVTAVNDKGVTIRILIKTTPGMQWAVQRGYNRLLKKHFDAAGIELPYPHTVVYFGQDKRGYAPAANVTLQAERPDDGQDARAAGHTRRRFKPETGQDDSAEVLGNELEAREEGQAQSRVSETTLHDSTTARV; encoded by the coding sequence ATGCTCAGTTGCGTGTTGTTGACCTGGCCGGGGCAGGCTGGCGCCGCGTCGCCGCTGCACCCCCCGTCGCAGCCGCCCGCCGCATCGGCATCCGCGCTGACGCCCGATGCGTTGGCCGACCTGCTGGACAATCCCGAGGCACGCAAGGCGCTGGTCGATGCGTTACGAGCGCAAGCGGCGGGCAAGCCGCCCGCCGCGTCCCCCGCGCCGGGTGCGGCCACTTCCCCCAAGGCCCCGACCGAGCCCGGTTTACAGGAACGCATGGCCGATGGCGTGCAGCAGTTCCTGACCGGCGTGGCCGCCGACATGGGGCAGGGCGTGGACGATATGCGCGCGCTGGCCTCGGGGCGCAGCCTGCGGATGGACGGCGCCACCGCCGGCAATGCGCTGCTGCCGTTGCTGCTGGCCGGCTTGGCAACCGTCATTGCCTATCTGCTGCTGCGGATGATCGCCATGCGCATCTACACGCGCATCGACCGCTGGGTGGCTGAACATGCCAGCCCTTCCGAGGCGGCGACCGTTCACGACCCCGGCACCCCGCGCCGCGCGCCTGCCTCGATGCGGGCCTTGTACCAACGCTTGGGCGCCATCGTGGGCGCGGTTGCCATCGATGCCGGCGTGGTGCTGCTGGCCGCGATGGCGGGTGGGGCGGCGGCCCTGTGGGGCACGCCCGAGCGCGGCACGCTGGACACCCTGGCGGCCGTATTCCTGCGTGCCTTCGTGGCGGTGGAAATCGTCAAGGTGCTGATCCGCACGGTATTCGCGGTGCGCCATCCGCACCTGCGCCTGCTGCCGATGTCCGACGAGCTGGCCCGGTACTGGAACGCGTGGCTGGTGCGCGTGGTCGCGGCGGCGGGCTATGGCACGCTGCTGGTTGACCCGGTGATCTCGGCCGCGCTGTCGCCCGCCCTGGGTCGCCTGGCCAGCATGGTCATCATGCTGGTGGTGTACGTGTACGCCGTGCGCATCATCTGGCAGAACCGCCATTCGGTGCGTGATCGCATGAACCGCCATGCCGCCAACGCGGCCACGTTCATGGGGTCGCGGCTGCACTTCCTGTCGCGCATCTGGCACGTGCTGGGCATCGGCTACTTCACCGTGCTGCTCATCGTCAGCCAGATCGACCCGACCAACGCGCTGCCCTTCATGGCGCGCGCCACCGCGCAGACCCTGCTGGTCATCGGCGTGGGCAGCCTGCTGATCCTGTTTCTGAACACGATACTGGCCAAGCCCATCCGCCTGTCCGACGACCTGCGTCGGCGCCTGCCCATGCTGGAAGCGCGCGTGAACGCCTACGTGCCGGCCATGCTGAAAAGCGTGGGCTGGATCATTCGCATCGTCATCGTGTTGCTGGTGCTGGACGCCTGGCACGCTTTCGACCTGTCGCGCTGGCTGTCGTCCGACGCCGGTGGGGCGGCCATCAAGATAGTGGTCAACGTGGTCATCGTGCTGCTGATCGCGGCGCTGGCCTGGACGGTTATCGCCAGCATCATCGAACACCGCCTGAGTCAAAGCGAAGGACGCGGCATGCCCAGCGCGCGCGAACGCACGTTGCTGTCGCTGTTCCGCAATGCCGCGTTGATCGTCATCGTGACCATGACGCTGATGGTGCTGTTGTCGCAGATCGGCATCGATGTCGGGCCGCTGATCGCGGGCGCCGGCGTGGTGGGCCTGGCCATCGGTTTTGGCGCGCAGAAGCTGGTGCAGGACATCATCACGGGCGTGTTCATCCAGCTTGAAAACGGCATGAACGAAAACGACGTGGTGCAGGTTGCCGGCGTCTTCGGCACCGTGGAGAAGATGACGATCCGTTCGGTCGGCATACGCACGCTGGACGGCGGCTATCACCTGGTGCCGTTCTCGTCGGTGGATGTGGTCGCCAATCACATGCGTGACTTCTCGTATCACTTAGGTGAATACACCATCGCGCACCGCGAAAGCGTGGACGACGCCATCGAACATTTGCGCGCCGCGTTTGCCGAATTGATGACCGACTCGGTGCTGGGCCCCGAGATCCTGGAGGAAATGACGGTGGCGGGCGTTACCGCCGTCAACGACAAGGGCGTCACCATCCGCATCCTGATCAAGACCACGCCGGGCATGCAGTGGGCCGTGCAGCGCGGCTACAACCGCCTGTTGAAGAAGCACTTCGATGCGGCCGGTATCGAGCTGCCGTACCCGCACACGGTGGTGTACTTCGGGCAGGACAAGCGCGGCTATGCGCCGGCGGCCAACGTCACGTTGCAAGCCGAGCGGCCGGACGACGGCCAGGACGCGCGCGCGGCTGGGCACACCCGCCGCCGCTTCAAGCCGGAAACCGGTCAGGACGATTCGGCGGAGGTGCTGGGCAACGAGCTTGAGGCGCGAGAGGAAGGGCAAGCGCAGTCGCGCGTGTCCGAAACGACTTTGCACGACTCCACAACCGCGCGCGTGTAG
- a CDS encoding hydrolase: MTQSKLEVLTPQNSQLIFIDHQPQMAFGVQSIDRQVLKNNTVGLAKAGKIFNIPTTITTVESESFSGYTYPELLDVFPDQKVLERTSMNSWDDQKVRDALAANGRKKVVVAGLWTEVCNTTFSLCAMLEGQYEIYMVSDASGGTSKEAHDQAMQRMIQAGVVPVTWQQVLLEWQRDWARRETYDAVMALVKEHSGAYGMGVDYAYTMVHKAPQRTRTAHEAIAPIAAR; the protein is encoded by the coding sequence ATGACCCAATCCAAACTTGAAGTGCTGACCCCGCAAAACAGCCAACTGATCTTCATTGACCACCAGCCGCAGATGGCCTTTGGCGTGCAATCCATTGACCGTCAGGTTCTGAAGAACAACACCGTCGGTCTGGCCAAGGCCGGCAAGATCTTCAACATCCCGACGACGATCACCACCGTGGAATCCGAGAGCTTCTCGGGCTACACCTACCCCGAATTGCTGGATGTGTTTCCGGACCAGAAGGTGCTGGAACGCACCTCGATGAATTCGTGGGACGACCAGAAGGTGCGCGATGCGCTGGCCGCCAACGGCCGCAAGAAGGTCGTTGTGGCCGGCCTGTGGACCGAAGTCTGCAACACCACGTTCTCGCTGTGCGCCATGCTTGAAGGCCAGTACGAAATCTACATGGTGTCGGACGCCTCGGGCGGCACCAGCAAGGAAGCGCACGACCAGGCCATGCAGCGCATGATCCAGGCGGGCGTCGTGCCGGTGACGTGGCAACAGGTGCTGCTGGAATGGCAGCGCGATTGGGCCCGCCGCGAAACCTATGACGCCGTGATGGCGCTGGTGAAAGAGCATTCGGGCGCCTACGGCATGGGCGTGGACTACGCCTACACGATGGTGCACAAGGCCCCGCAGCGCACGCGTACCGCGCACGAAGCGATTGCCCCCATTGCCGCCCGTTGA
- a CDS encoding GNAT family N-acetyltransferase, which yields MHLRPATVQDGPAIATLLAQLGYPGTTAFMAEKIALLSAHPDALLLVAHDDAGQLLGFINLHFMIQLALPGDFCRIAYFCVDDRARSAGVGRQLEAAAEAEARARGCDRIEVHCHERRVDAHRFYYRQGYEESPKYLMKRLGFII from the coding sequence ATGCACCTACGCCCCGCCACCGTCCAGGACGGCCCCGCCATCGCCACCTTGCTGGCGCAACTGGGCTATCCCGGCACCACCGCCTTCATGGCGGAAAAAATCGCCCTGCTATCGGCGCATCCCGATGCCCTGTTGCTGGTGGCTCACGACGATGCCGGACAATTGCTGGGCTTTATCAACCTGCATTTCATGATCCAGCTGGCGCTGCCCGGCGACTTCTGCCGCATCGCGTATTTCTGCGTTGACGACCGGGCCCGCAGCGCGGGCGTCGGCCGTCAACTCGAAGCGGCGGCCGAAGCAGAAGCCCGCGCGCGCGGCTGCGACCGCATCGAAGTGCATTGCCACGAACGCCGCGTGGATGCGCACCGCTTCTACTACCGCCAAGGGTATGAAGAATCGCCTAAATATCTGATGAAGCGGCTGGGCTTTATCATTTAG
- a CDS encoding LysR family transcriptional regulator, producing MNPPSALVRRLRARHLELLQILGEVSTVHAAAKRMNLSQPATTRMLREVEAMFGGPLFDRNARGIAPNRSGTALIARAAILMRELGTIENEIDLVRQGQQGLLRIGALSGNLNATVAVAQLLKKAPTVQVSIREGQINLLIASLLGGELDCVVGPITDEELRNVRIDELRLERLVEDSMAVVASPNSAWSRRRRIKWEDLSEARWILPPTESVLRRAFMRVYLELGMRPPQHTVEALSPLTTRSLITLGTVDLGLLRMAHAKEEARLGGLKILSMVSTPKLPALALLARRAPSLRSAPLDLFIELLRESSGTIHDARA from the coding sequence CGTCCGACGCCTGCGCGCCCGTCACCTTGAGCTGCTGCAAATTCTGGGCGAGGTGTCGACGGTGCACGCGGCGGCCAAGCGCATGAACCTGTCGCAACCCGCCACCACGCGCATGTTGCGCGAGGTGGAAGCCATGTTCGGCGGCCCCTTGTTCGACCGCAACGCGCGGGGCATCGCGCCTAACCGCTCGGGCACGGCGCTGATTGCGCGGGCGGCAATCCTGATGCGGGAATTGGGCACCATCGAAAACGAAATCGACCTGGTGCGCCAGGGGCAGCAGGGCCTGCTGCGTATCGGCGCGCTGTCCGGCAACCTGAACGCGACGGTGGCGGTGGCGCAGTTGCTCAAGAAGGCGCCCACGGTGCAGGTGTCCATCCGGGAAGGTCAGATCAACCTGCTGATCGCCTCGTTGTTGGGCGGTGAGCTGGACTGTGTAGTCGGCCCCATCACCGACGAGGAACTGCGCAATGTGCGCATCGACGAGCTGCGCCTGGAGCGCCTGGTCGAAGATTCGATGGCGGTCGTCGCGTCGCCCAACAGTGCATGGAGCCGCCGACGCCGCATCAAATGGGAAGACCTGAGCGAGGCGCGCTGGATACTGCCGCCAACCGAGTCGGTCTTGAGACGTGCATTCATGCGCGTCTATCTGGAATTGGGAATGCGCCCGCCCCAGCACACGGTCGAGGCGCTATCGCCCTTGACCACTCGGTCTCTGATCACGCTGGGCACGGTGGACCTGGGCTTGCTGCGCATGGCGCACGCGAAAGAAGAAGCCCGCCTGGGCGGGCTGAAAATCCTGTCGATGGTATCCACGCCCAAGCTGCCGGCGCTGGCGCTGCTTGCGCGCCGGGCGCCGAGCCTGCGCTCGGCCCCGTTGGACCTGTTCATCGAACTGCTGCGGGAATCGTCCGGCACCATCCATGACGCCCGGGCGTAA
- a CDS encoding helix-turn-helix transcriptional regulator, giving the protein MRPSHVRADNSGPPPLGPEPAKRSLPVSLEQQAKTMLLSGQSSVADVARACRLSRTHFTAVFRDAAGTTPHRWALLQRIAQAREQLRIPDKTLADIALDCGFADQAHFTRVFHNVVGLTPGAWRRAADA; this is encoded by the coding sequence ATGCGCCCATCCCACGTCCGCGCCGACAACAGCGGCCCGCCGCCGCTTGGCCCCGAGCCGGCAAAACGCAGCTTGCCGGTGTCGCTGGAGCAGCAGGCAAAGACCATGCTGTTAAGCGGCCAGAGCTCGGTGGCCGACGTCGCGCGCGCCTGCCGCTTGTCGCGCACGCATTTCACAGCCGTGTTTCGCGATGCCGCCGGCACGACGCCCCACCGTTGGGCGCTGCTGCAACGCATCGCCCAAGCCCGCGAACAGCTGCGGATACCGGACAAGACGCTGGCCGATATCGCACTGGATTGCGGGTTTGCCGACCAGGCGCACTTCACGCGCGTGTTCCACAACGTGGTCGGCCTGACGCCCGGCGCGTGGCGTCGCGCGGCCGACGCCTGA
- a CDS encoding YMGG-like glycine zipper-containing protein: MKKSIIPCVALLLSTIGLTATAQTITPMKGQSPETTQQDVAACQSQAGGTGTTDTTQSGGRARGAATGAVAGAAVAGARGQQHEEAYDRMDDDVKQEYRQNQAKDAAVAGAVVGGSRQRQDRREQAKTSSAASSAYTSCMQQRGYQVTP; this comes from the coding sequence ATGAAAAAGTCCATCATTCCCTGCGTTGCCTTGCTGCTCTCGACCATCGGCTTGACCGCTACCGCACAGACCATTACGCCGATGAAAGGGCAGTCTCCTGAAACCACACAACAAGACGTCGCCGCCTGCCAGTCCCAGGCGGGGGGCACCGGCACCACCGACACCACGCAATCCGGCGGTCGTGCGCGCGGCGCCGCGACGGGCGCTGTCGCGGGCGCGGCAGTGGCCGGCGCGCGTGGTCAGCAGCACGAAGAGGCCTATGACCGCATGGACGACGACGTCAAGCAGGAATACCGTCAAAACCAGGCGAAGGACGCGGCGGTGGCCGGCGCCGTGGTGGGTGGGTCGCGCCAGCGGCAGGACCGTCGCGAGCAGGCCAAGACCAGCAGCGCGGCGTCGTCCGCATACACCAGCTGCATGCAGCAGCGCGGCTATCAGGTCACGCCCTGA